The Enhydrobacter sp. sequence CGGAAGAGGGCGGGTTTTACAATCCGATCTACCGAGCCAACGAGATCGAAGGACCGTTCACGGCCGCCGGCCTGCCGGTTATCCCGATTCCGCTGGACCACGGCACGATCCCGTCGCTCGGTTTCCGCTTCGGCCCGGTCGTCTACGCCAACGATGTCGTGGCGCTTTCGGACAAGGCCTTCGAACTCATGCGAGGCGTGGAGGTGGTGATCGTCGACGCCATGCGTTATCGGCCGCATCCCACCCATGCCCATCTCGACCTGGCCCTCGACTGGATCGCGCGCATCGGCCCTAGGCGGGCTTTTTTGACCAATCTCCACATCGACATGGACTATGCTGAGCTCGACCGGCGCACGCCGGCCCACGTGTCCCCCTGCCATGATGGTTTGGTAATAAATTCAGTATCTTAATGTCATATCTTGAAGTTATTCGTAGGCGCAAACAAAAGGAGTCCGGCCGCCGGATCCTCTTGGCTGTTGCGCTTGCGCTCTGCTGGGCCGGCTCGGCACATGCCCAAAGCGAGCTGGATGCGGGCGCGCTGACCTTCAAGGACTTCGCTGTGGCCGATCGCGGCGCCAGCTTCTACCGGCCACTCGCCGTCACTCTGGAAGGTACCGCCACGACATCCGCCAACGTACTGCAAATTGACAATGCCAACGGCCTTGCACGCCTCCATTTCAAGGCCGTCAAGATGGACGCTGCGGTGCCCCTGGGCTGGCAGGCGATCGACGACCGGGAGCGCGGCATGGCCTATAGCGAGGACCAGAGCTACCGGCTGATCCTCTGGCGCGTCGACTTTGCGTTCGAGGGCGTGAGCAATGCCGAGCACTACGCGATGGCCAAGGTCGGCACGATCGAAGCGCGGCGGCCGCCGACCAAGGCCCAGGCGCGCAAGCTCGGCGATGGCACGTACCTCATCGTCTACGAGAACGTGCCGCCGAGCCGGGGTGACCACGAGTCCCGCACGGTTTTCGACCTGATCATGCCGAACCCGGCAAACCCCAAGGAGGGCGCGTTGATGACCTTGGGCATGCCGGCGAGCCAAGGGCTACGCGGGCTCAAGCTGCTGGCACTTCTAAAGCAAAATATCCATATTTCCTGGTAATAGACTTAGATAATAAGATAAATAATATTTGTCATAATATATATTATACGATAACTGAAGATCATGGCTTCCGACCGTCCGACGCCCGAGAAGCTCCCCAAGGAACCGCTGGCCCGGCTCCTGGCCGTCATGGCATGGCTGCGCGATCGTCGGCACGGCTGTCCATGGGACATCGAGCAGACCTTCAGGACGATCGCGCCCTACACCATCGAGGAAGCCTACGAGGTGGCCGACGCCATCGAGCGCGGCGATCTGGCAGCGCTCAAGGAGGAGTTGGGCGATCTCCTGCTGCAAGTCGTCTACCACGCCCAGATGGCGGCCGAGGCTGGCGCCTTCGCCTTCGAGGATGTGGCCCAGGCGATCGCCGACAAGATGGTCGACCGCCATCCGCACGTCTTCGACGGCCACGAGATCGCCGACGCGGCCGCCCAGACCGTCTCCTGGGAGGCCCGCAAGGCGGCGGAGCGCGCCGGGAAGAATGGCGACGGCGAGCGGGCGGGCAGCCTGGACGGGGTGGCGCGCGCCCTGCCCGCCCTGCTGCGGGCGGAAAAGCTGCAGAAGCGGGCGGCCCGGGTCGGCTTCGACTGGAAGTCGATCGGACCGGTGATCGACAAGATCGAGGAGGAGCTTGGCGAACTGCGCGTCGAGATCAATGCCCGCGTACTCGACCAGGCCCGCATTGCCGACGAGCTGGGTGACGTCCTGTTCGCCGTCGCCAACCTCGCTCGGCACTGCAAGGTCGATCCCGAGGCCGCGCTTCGCGCCACAAACGACAAGTTCGAGCGCCGTTTCCGCTACATCGAGCGGCGCCTGGCGCAGGAGGACCGCCATCCGTCCGACGCCAGCCTCGAGGAAATGGAAGCGCTCTGGCAGGAGGCCAAGAGCAAGGTCTAGGAGCGCTGTGCGAGGAGCGGCAGCCGGACGGCTTCCAGCACCGTTCTCACCTCCCTCAGCACCTCCGGCGTCGCCGCGGCGATGATTCCCGCCTCGACGCCCCCTGCCGGCCTGTACGGCTCGCCGTCGAAGCGGACGGCTATGCCGCCCGCCTCCGTGATCATCAGCGCGCCCGCCGCGTGGTCCCATGGCTTGGTCCGGCGGTAGAGGCTGAATTCGCGGTTGCCGGCCAGGATCTCGAGATATTCGCGACCGGCGCAATTGAGCGATGTCAGACTGCCGACGGCGCTGCGCTGCCCCGGCGAGAGCTGCCGGTCGAATTCCTTGCGCATCTTGAAGCCGATATAGCCGCGCGGCGGCCGGCTTACCGTCAGCCTGGGAACGGATTCGCCCTGCAGCCTCACTCCCTGTCCTTTGCCGGCAACGGCCATTCGGTCGTTCGGGACGTCCAGGATCCAGCCGCCAATGGCCTCGGCGTCGTGCACCAGACAGACGATGATGGCGAAGCGCTCGCGGCCGGCCGCGAAGTTCGCCGTGCCGTCCAGCGGATCGACGATCCAGCAGCTTTCGCCCGGCCGGCCGATCAGCTCCAGAAGGCTGGCATCGTTCTCGACCGACTCTTCCCCCACGACCGGCACGCCGGGCAGGATCTTCGCCAGCCCCGAGGCAAGGCGCTGCTCGGCAGCGACGTCGGCCACCGTGACCACATCGCCCGGCCGCTTGTGGCGGATATCCTCCTGCGCGAGGTTGCGAAACCGCGGCAGCAGCTCGACCGCGGCCGTCTCGCGCATCAGCCCGGCGACGCGCTCGAGGTCGCCGAAGGCCAGCATCGGCTTCAGCCGAGGATCCCGAACAGGTCCTCTTCCTTGAGGATCACGTGATCGACGCCGTCGAGCTTGACCTCGGTGCCCGACCACTTGCCGTAGATCACCTTGTCGCCGACCTTCACGCCGATCGGCATCAGGCGGCCGTCGTCGAGCCGCTTGCCCTTGCCGACAGCCACGACCTCGCCCTGCATCGGCTTCTCCTGGGCGGTATCGGGAATGATGATGCCGGCCTTGGTCTTGGTCTCGGCGGAGATCGGCTTCAGCAGCACCCGATCATGTAACGGGTTGAATTTCATGGTCTTTCCCTAGCTTGAGGAACGCGCCGCTTATAGAAAGCGGCGGCGGCGGGTGTCAACGCGCCAGCCGTCGCTCGAACCGCGCGGCCGTCGCGGCATCCAGGGCCACCGTCAGGCGCGCCGTCTCCCCGTCGTCGCGGCGGCTGCGCACATCACCGTTGCGGTACAGCCAGGCGATGGTGGCGCCGTCGCTCAGAGGCACCTCGATCTCGCGTGCCGCGCCGCCACGGCCGAGGCGCTCCTCGATGGCGACCAGCAGAGCCTCCACGCCCTCACCGCTCAGCGCCGAGACCGGAAACTGTCGCGCCCGCCCGGACCCCGCTGCCGCTTTCGTCTTCAGGACACTGCACTGCTCCGCAGGCAGGGTATCGATCTTGTTCAGCGCCTCGATCATGGGCGTCCCGCCGCCCTCCTCGATCGCCCCCAGCGCCCGCAGCACCTCCTCGACGTCGACGCGCTGGCGCTCGCTGTCCGGATGGGCGATGTCGCGCACATGCACGATCAGATCGGCCTCGATCACCTCCTCGAGGGTGGCGCGGAAAGCGGCGACGAGGTGCGTCGGCAGGTCGGACACGAAGCCGACCGTGTCGGAGATCACGCATTGGCGGCCATTGGGCAACCTGATCGCGCGCATCGTCGGATCGAGCGTGGCGAAAAGCAGATTCTGCGCCATCACCTCGGCGCCGGACAGTCGGTTGAACAAGGTCGACTTGCCGGCGTTGGTGTAGCCCACCAGCGCCACCGTCGGCAGGCGCGCTCTGCGGCGGCCGGCGCGGTTGACGGCGCGCGTACGCTTCACAGCTTCGAGGTCGCGCTTGATCTTGACGATACGCTCGCCGATCAGGCGGCGGTCGATCTCGATCTGCGATTCGCCGGGACCGCCCAGGAAGCCGAAGCCGCCGCGCTGGCGCTCGAGGTGGGTCCACGACCGGACCAGGCGGCCGCGCTGGTAGTCGAGCGCCGCCAATTCCACCTGCAGCCGTCCCTCGTGCGTGCGGGCGCGCGCACCGAAGATCTCGAGGATCAGCCCGGTGCGGTCGATGACCTTGGTGTTCCAGGCCTTCTCGAGATTGCGCTGCTGCACGGGCGTGAGCTTGTCGTCGACGATGACGAGGCCGGTCCCCTGCTCTTCCACGGCCGCCTTGACGCGCTCGACAGTGCCCTTGCCGATCAGCGTTGCCGGCGTGACGCGACGCATCGGCACGGTCAGGGCGAGCCGCACATCGAGATCGATGGCGCGCGCGAGACCGACCGCCTCTTCCAGCTTCGCCTCGCTGTCGCGGCGATCGCCATTGAGTGCAGGCCAATGGGGGCTCAGTACGGCGGCAATCGTGGCCGGCCGCGCCGTCTCCTGCGGCGAGCGCCTGTGCCGCGCATGTCCGTTGAACTCGATATCGTCCGTCAAATCAGCCTTCGGCCTTGTCTCCGTCGAACAACTGCACCGGCGTCACCGGCATGATGGTCGAGATCGCATGCTTGTAGACGAGCTGCGAATGACCATCCCGGCGCAGCAGCACCGAGAAATTGTCGAACCAGGTGACGATTCCCTGCAGCTTGACGCCGTTGACCAGAAAGATCGTGACCGGCGTCTTGTTCTTGCGCAGGTGGTTCAGGAAGACGTCCTGAACGTTTTGTGCCTTTTCACTCATGTTGTTGGCCTCTTGCTGGGCATCCGGCACACCTGACGGCCACCGGTTGGGGGTACGCGGTCCTTTCCCGCTACCAGGTTGCAGCAAATATAGGCGACGCTGCCCTCAAAGCAATGCCGCCAGCTCATGACAATTGCGTGCGTGCAGACGTGGCGGAAATGCCTTCAGGCGCTCCGCGAACTGGTCCATGCCGCCGAAATAGACCGGCAGGCAGCCGGCGGCATGGGCGCATTCGAGATCGGCCGGGGTGTCTCCCACCATCCACACGCTCTCGTCCGGAGCAATTCCGGTGCCATCGAGCGCGAGGTAGATCGGATCGGGCGCCGGCTTGTCGCGCTTGGCGTCCTTGGCGCCGACTGCCTTCGATATCCAGCGTTCCCAACCGAGATGCCTGAGCTCCGCGCGGAGATTCTCGCCCACCTTGTTGCTGACGACCGCGACATAGCAGCCCGCGGCGCAGGCGCGCGCCAACAGCGCTTCCGCGCCCGGCAGCGGCTCGAGTCGGTCGAGATGGATGCGGTGGAACGTCTGGTAGAATATTCGCTCGGCTTCGACCGCACGCTCGCCGAACAGCTTCGGGAAGGCGTCGCGCAGCGAGCCGTGCGCCCGTTCCTGCACCTCGCGGGCCGTCCAGGGTGGCAGCCCAAAGGCAGCGAAGGTGTCGCGATAGCACTCGACGATCGTCGGCCAGGTATTGACCAGCGTATTGTCCCAGTCGAACAGGATGGCGCGCGGCAGCTCCGAACCGGCAGGTCTCGTCAAGTGACCGTCTCCCCTGCCTCGGCGAAGCGCACGTATTCCTCGCGCAACCGGCGTGCCGTCGGTCCGGGCTTGCCGTCGCCGACAGGCGCGTCGTCGATCCTGATCACGGGCGTCACAAACGACGTGGCGCTGGTGATGAAGGCCTCGTTGGCCTGCTTGGCCTCAGCCAGGCTGAACGGCCGCTCGACCAGCTTGAGCTGGAGCTTGTCGGCGATCGACTTCAGCGTGCCGCGGGTGATGCCGGCCAGGATCCCGCTGTCGGTCTGCCGCGTGATCAGCTCGCCGTCCCCGGTCACGATCCAGGCGTTGGTCGAGGCGCCTTCGGTGACGCAGCCCTTGGCATCGACCAGCCAGGCTTCGTAGGCGCCGCTCTCGCGCGCGGCCTGCTTGGCCAGCACGTTCGGCAGCAGCGCGACCGTCTTGATGTCGCAGCGCTCCCAGCGGATGTCGGGCTGGCTCCTGACTGCGATCCCCGGGCCGACATCGGGACCGAGGTGCCTGGTATTCTTGGTCGTGAGCACGAGGGAGGGCCTGACAGGCGTCGTCGGAAAGGCGTGATCGCGCCGCGCCACACCGCGCGTCACCTGCATGTAGACGAGACCGTCGCGCAGCCGGTTGCGCCGCATCAGCTCACGGATGACGAAGCAGAGTGTCTTGCGTGACACCGGCGGCGCGATGCGCAGCTCCTTCAGCGAGCGATCGAGCCGGTCGAGGTGCGGCTTCTCGTCGATCAGCTTGCCGTCGCGCACGCCCACCACCTCGTAGACGCCATCGGCGAGCTGGTAGCCGCGATCCTCGATGTGGACGCTGGCCTCGCGATGGTCGACGTAGCGGCCGTTGACATAGGCGTAACGCGCCATGAACGCTTCTCCTCTTTCCCGATCAGGCCGCGGGCTCGGCGCCGGCCCGCTCCTCGCCGCCCGTTCCGTGCAGGCCGAGCGATTTCAGCTTGCGGTGCAGCGCCGACCGTTCCATGCCGACGAAGGTGGCTGTGCGCGAGATGTTGCCGCCGAAACGCGTCACTTGCGCCAGCAGATACTCGCGCTCGAAGACCTCGCGCGCATCGCGCAGCGGCAACTGCATGATCTCGCCGCCCTTCTCCCAGCGCAGCACCGAGGGCGCGTCCTCGCTCACGTCGTTGGGCAGCACATCGGCGCGGATCGCGCCGCCGCCGGCCGGCGCCAGGATGAGCAGGCGCTCGATGACGTTGCGCAACTGACGCACATTGCCCGGCCAGTCATGGCCCTGCAGCGCCGCCGAGGTGTCCTCGCCGAGCGGCCGCGCCGCAAGGCCGGTGGCGTCCGCCACCCGCCGCAGGAGATCGGTCGCGAGCTCCGGAATGTCCTCACGACGTTCGCTGAGCGGCGGCACCCTCAGCGACACGACGTTCAGCCGATGGAACAGCTCCTCGCGGAACTGGCCGGCCGCAATCTTGTCCTGCAGGGCGTTCGCGGTCGAGGCGAGCACGCGCACGTCCACCTCCACCCGGGTCCGGCCCGCGTCGCGCAGGTAGGACTGCTCCTGCAGAACGCGCGCGAGCCGGCTCTGCAGGCTGAGCGGCAGGTCGGCGACCTCCTTCAGGAGAAGGGTTCCGCCGTGGGCGAGCTCGAACGCCCCGGAAACGCGCAGCGCATCGTGGTCGGTCTCGCCGTCGGTGCCGAACAGCTCGATCTCCAGCCGCTCCGCCGGCAGCGTCGAGCAGTTCACCACCACGAACGGCCCCTCGGCGCGCTTGGATCCCTGATGGATCAGCCGGGCCACCGTCTCCTTGCCCACACCGGAAGGCCCTGCGATCAGCACGCGACTGCCCGTGGTCGCCACGCGCTCGATCTGTGCGCGCACGTTGGCGGCGGCGGTGGAGGAGCCGACGAAGGATACCTCGCCGCCGGCCCGCCGCCGCAGGGTCGCATTCTCGCGCTTCAGCCGATCGGCCTCGATCGCGCGGTCGACGACGAGGAGAAGACGGTCGGCCTTGAACGGCTTCTCGATGAAATCGTAGGCGCCGCTCTTGATCGCGGAGACGGCGGTATCGATCGTGCCGTGGCCGCTGATCATCACCACCGGAATCGGCGGCTCCTCGCGGCGGATCACGTCGAGGAGCTGCAGCCCGTCGAGCTCGCTGCCCTGCAGCCAGACGTCGAGGATGACAAGCGCCGGCCGCCGCTGGCGTATCGCATCGATCGCCTCGGTGCTGTTGTGCGCGCGCCGGGCAGTGTGCCCTTCGTCCTCCAGGATGCCCGCAATCAGCGTGCAGATATCGCGCTCGTCGTCGACGATGAGAATATCGTGTCCCATGACTCTTCAAACAGTCCGCGACAGTTCAACGGATCATTGTGCGGCTGTCGCCTGCGACTTGACCGACGCGATCTCTTTCGCGTCCCGCCGGAATACCAGACTGATGCGGGCGCCGCCAGCCTCGCGGTCCTCGAGCAGAAGCTGCCCGCCATGGTCCTCCATGATCTTCTTGACGATGGCGAGCCCGAGGCCCGTGCCCTTGCTGCGGGTCGTCATATAGGGCTCGGTCAGGCGATCGCGGCCCTCCTTGGGCAATCCCTTGCCGTTGTCCTCGACGACAATGCGCACACTCGTACCTTCGTCCTTCAGCGCAAGCGAAATCTCGCCCGCCGGCAGCGGCTCGCCGTTGCGCGGCGCCCGGCCCTCGATCGCCTCGGCCGCATTCTTCAGGATGTTGGTGAGCACCTGGCCCACCTGCCGCCTGTCGCAGATCAGCGGCACCGGCCGGCCGGGCAAGTCCGCATGGTAGCGGATATCGGCGTTGCCGCTGCGCTGGAGGAATAGCGCCTGCTGGCAGAGCTCGCGTGCATCCTCGGGCTGCACTGTGGGCCGCGGCATGCGGGCGAAGGAAGAGAACTCGTCCACCATGCGGCCGATGTCGCCGACCTGGCGGATGATCGTGTCGGTGCAGGTCGAGAAGGTTTCGGGATCTTCCTTGATCTGCTTCAGGTAACGCCGCCGCAGCCGTTCGGCGGAGAGCTGGATCGGCGTCAGCGGATTCTTGATCTCGTGCGCGATGCGCCGCGCCACATCGCCCCAGGCCGCCATCCGCTGCGCCGACATGAGCTCGGTGACGTCGTCGAACGTGACGACCGATCCCGAGTCCGAAGCGGCGCTGATGCGGACCAGCAGAATACGGCGAACGCCGCCGTGCATGATCTCGGCCTGCCCCTGGGTCAAACGGTCGGGGCGCTCGGCCGCCTGCGCCACGAGCGGCGCGATCTCGGGCATGACATCGATGAGCTGGCGGCCGAGCACGCCGTCCTCGGGCAGGGCCAGGAGGCCGAGCGCCGAGCTGTTGCTGCGGGTGATGACACCCGCCCCGTCGACGCTCAGCACGCCGGCCGAAACGCCGGCCAGCACCGCGTCGGTCAGGCGGCGGCGACGGTCGAGCTCCTTGTTCGCGGCGATCAGCTCGCCGCGCTGCTGCTCGATCTGGCTGGTCATGCGGTTGAACGAACGCGCGAGCTGGCCGAGCTCGTCGTTCGGCGGCCCCTCCTCCACGCGCGCGCCGAGATCGCCTCCGCGAACCTTCTCCGCTGCCGCCATCAGGCCGCCGATGGGGGCCGTCAGGCGGGTCGCGACCTGAATTGCAAGCCAGACGGCCGCCAGCAGCATCAGCAGCGCGATGGCCCCGCAGACGACGAAGATGATGAGCTGGCTGCGGCGCAGCGCCTGCTCGATCTGGGCGTAGAACTTGCCGGCGAAGTCGATGCTCTTGATGTAGTCGACGACGCGCAGGTCGACGGCGTGGCCGGTCACCAGGAAGAGCGGCTCATCGACGAAAAGCTGCATGACGAAGTAGGCGCCGTGCTCGGACTCGAACTGCACCGGACGCGCCTGGTTGACGGCCTGCCAGAGATACTTCGCCGGCGGAACGGGATTTGCGATCGGCTTTTCGTTGGGCGCGACCGCACGCGCGATCAGGCCCTTGTCGGCATCGACCACGTCGGCCTCGATCAACGGCCGCCCCTCGATCAGCCGCGCCAGGGCCTTTTCGGTCGCCTCCTTGTTGCGCAACGCCTGCACGCCGAGGCTTTGCAGAGGCGCGGAGATCGCGGCGATGTCGCGCAGGATCTCCTCCTCGCGCGCACGCCGTACCGGCTCGCCGATCGCTCGTGCCGTCTCGTAGGCGGCCTGCGAGGGCTTCACGACGAAGTCGGTCAGGTTGATGACCAGCAGCGACAGGATGATGGTGACGATCAGCGTCGGCGTCACCGTGAAAAGACTGCAGATCAGCACCAGCCGCATATGCAGGCGCGATCCCGCGGCGCCTCGCCGCCGATCGAGCCAGAGTTGTGTCAACCGCACCGCCAGCAGCGCAACGAGTGCGGTCGCCACGACGAGGTCCGCGACCAGGAGGCCGGTCATCCAGCCCGTCGTGCTGAAACTGGCCGGCGCGAAGCCGGTCAGCCAGGCGTAGGTCGCCGCGCCGGCAAGAACGGCGAGTGTCGCCAGCGAGATGGCGGCGACCCGGCCCGTCAATGCGCGGCCAATCGCATTCATCCGCTCGCTGAAGCGTGAGACGCCCGGCGATACTGTCACCAAGTCACCCGCCCCGGCGGCCCTGCGGCGCGCGCACCACGGGAACGTCGAGGTCCTTGATCTTCTTGCGCAACGTGTTGCGATTGAGCCCCAGAAGTCGGGCGGCGCGCAACTGGTTACCGCGCGTCGCCCACAGCGCCAGCGAGATCAGCGGCCGCTCGACCTCCGAAATGATCCTGTCATACATGCCGTCCGGCGGCAGGCGGTCGCCGTGCGCCGTGAACAGCGCCTGCAGGTGGCGATCGACGGCGTCCGTGAGCGTATCCTCGCCGTCCGCGCCGCTGTTGTTCTGTTCGGGCTCGGGCGGCATGAGCGCGTCCGCGAGTTCGCCCTCGATCGTCTCCGGCCCGATCACCTCCTCCGAGTAGAGCGCCGACAGACGGCGCACGAGGTTCTCGAGCTCGCGCACATTGCCCGGCCAGCGATACTGGCGCAGGCGCGCCATCGCGTCCGGCGAGAGCACCTTGGTCGGCAATCCGTCGATGGCGACCGCCTGCAGGAAATGATTGACGAGCTCGGGAATATCATCAAGGCGCTCGCGCAAGGGCGGCAGGCGGATCGGCACGACGTTGAGGCGATAGAACAGGTCCTCGCGGAAAAGTCCCTGCTGGATGAGGCGGCGCAGGTCGCGATGGGTCGCGGCAACGATGCGCACATTGGCCTTGATCGGGGTGCGGCCGCCGACCGTCGTATATTCGCCTTCCTGCAGGACACGCAGCAGGCGCGTCTGGGCCTCGGGCGGCATGTCGCCGATCTCGTCGAGGAAGAGCGTGCCGCCCGCCGCCTGCTCGAACTTGCCTGCCGAGCGCTGGACGGCACCGGTGAAGGCCCCGCGCTCGTGGCCGAACAGCTCGCTTTCGATCAGCTCGCGCGGGATCGCGGCCATATTGAGCGCCACGAACGGCCCCTTGCGCCGCTTGCCGTAGTCGTGCAGGGCGCGCGCCACCAGCTCCTTGCCGGTGCCGGACTCGCCCGTGACCATGACGGTGAGATCGGTCGCCATCAAGCGGGCCAGCGTCCGGTAGATCTCCTGCATCGCCGGCGATCGGCCGACCAGCGGCAGGCGCTCGCCCTCCTCCGGCAGCGCGTGGCGAGCGGCGGGGATCGCCGGCGCCGACAGCGCGCGGTTGACCACCGAGACGAGCTCGTTGAGGTCGAAAGGCTTGGGCAGATAGTCGAAGGCGCCGCGCTCGGCGGCGCGCACGGCCGTGAGCAGCGTCGACTGCGCGCTCATCACGATGATGCGCAGGTCCGGCCGGAGCTTGCGGATGCGCGGCACGAGATCGAGGCCGTTCTCGTCGGGCATCACCACGTCGGTGATCACGAGCTGGCCCTCGCCTTCCTGGACCCATTGCCAGAGGGTGGCGGCGGCGCCGGTGCTGCGGACCGTGTGGCCCTGGCGGCCGAGCGCCTGGTGCAGGACAGTGCGGATGGCCCGATCGTCATCGGCGACCAGAATGGTGGCCGCCGTGCTCATCGAGCGGCCTGCGACGGCTGCAGCGGCAGCATGACGCGAAAGACCGTCCGGCCCGGCTCGCTGTCATATTCGATGGCGCCGCCATGATCGTTGATGATTTTGGCGACCAGCGCCAGCCCCAGGCCCGTACCCGTCGGCTTGTTGGTGACGAAGGCGTCGAACAGATGGCCGCGGATCTCGTCGGACACGCCGCGGCCGTTGTCACGGATCGAGACGACCAGCGGCAGGTTGACCCGAGCCTGCTGGCCCGGCACAGCGAGTCGCAACCCATGGCGATAGGCGGTCGACATCTCGATCTCGCGCTCGCCCTCGCCGGGCGCCTCGCAGGCGTTCTTCACCAGATTGAGGAAGACCTGGATGAGCTGGTCGCGGTCGCCGAACACGTCGGGCAACGAAGGATCATAGGTCTCGACGAAGCGCACGCCCTTGCCGAAGCCGGTTTCCGAGAGCCGCCGGACGTGGTTGAGAACCTGATGGATATTGACCGGCCCGCGATCGATCGGCCGACCGTCGGCGAAGGCCTCCATGCGATCCACCA is a genomic window containing:
- a CDS encoding co-chaperone GroES: MKFNPLHDRVLLKPISAETKTKAGIIIPDTAQEKPMQGEVVAVGKGKRLDDGRLMPIGVKVGDKVIYGKWSGTEVKLDGVDHVILKEEDLFGILG
- a CDS encoding ATP-binding protein produces the protein MTVSPGVSRFSERMNAIGRALTGRVAAISLATLAVLAGAATYAWLTGFAPASFSTTGWMTGLLVADLVVATALVALLAVRLTQLWLDRRRGAAGSRLHMRLVLICSLFTVTPTLIVTIILSLLVINLTDFVVKPSQAAYETARAIGEPVRRAREEEILRDIAAISAPLQSLGVQALRNKEATEKALARLIEGRPLIEADVVDADKGLIARAVAPNEKPIANPVPPAKYLWQAVNQARPVQFESEHGAYFVMQLFVDEPLFLVTGHAVDLRVVDYIKSIDFAGKFYAQIEQALRRSQLIIFVVCGAIALLMLLAAVWLAIQVATRLTAPIGGLMAAAEKVRGGDLGARVEEGPPNDELGQLARSFNRMTSQIEQQRGELIAANKELDRRRRLTDAVLAGVSAGVLSVDGAGVITRSNSSALGLLALPEDGVLGRQLIDVMPEIAPLVAQAAERPDRLTQGQAEIMHGGVRRILLVRISAASDSGSVVTFDDVTELMSAQRMAAWGDVARRIAHEIKNPLTPIQLSAERLRRRYLKQIKEDPETFSTCTDTIIRQVGDIGRMVDEFSSFARMPRPTVQPEDARELCQQALFLQRSGNADIRYHADLPGRPVPLICDRRQVGQVLTNILKNAAEAIEGRAPRNGEPLPAGEISLALKDEGTSVRIVVEDNGKGLPKEGRDRLTEPYMTTRSKGTGLGLAIVKKIMEDHGGQLLLEDREAGGARISLVFRRDAKEIASVKSQATAAQ
- the hflX gene encoding GTPase HflX; translated protein: MTDDIEFNGHARHRRSPQETARPATIAAVLSPHWPALNGDRRDSEAKLEEAVGLARAIDLDVRLALTVPMRRVTPATLIGKGTVERVKAAVEEQGTGLVIVDDKLTPVQQRNLEKAWNTKVIDRTGLILEIFGARARTHEGRLQVELAALDYQRGRLVRSWTHLERQRGGFGFLGGPGESQIEIDRRLIGERIVKIKRDLEAVKRTRAVNRAGRRRARLPTVALVGYTNAGKSTLFNRLSGAEVMAQNLLFATLDPTMRAIRLPNGRQCVISDTVGFVSDLPTHLVAAFRATLEEVIEADLIVHVRDIAHPDSERQRVDVEEVLRALGAIEEGGGTPMIEALNKIDTLPAEQCSVLKTKAAAGSGRARQFPVSALSGEGVEALLVAIEERLGRGGAAREIEVPLSDGATIAWLYRNGDVRSRRDDGETARLTVALDAATAARFERRLAR
- a CDS encoding HAD family hydrolase, which codes for MTRPAGSELPRAILFDWDNTLVNTWPTIVECYRDTFAAFGLPPWTAREVQERAHGSLRDAFPKLFGERAVEAERIFYQTFHRIHLDRLEPLPGAEALLARACAAGCYVAVVSNKVGENLRAELRHLGWERWISKAVGAKDAKRDKPAPDPIYLALDGTGIAPDESVWMVGDTPADLECAHAAGCLPVYFGGMDQFAERLKAFPPRLHARNCHELAALL
- a CDS encoding D-amino-acid transaminase, yielding MARYAYVNGRYVDHREASVHIEDRGYQLADGVYEVVGVRDGKLIDEKPHLDRLDRSLKELRIAPPVSRKTLCFVIRELMRRNRLRDGLVYMQVTRGVARRDHAFPTTPVRPSLVLTTKNTRHLGPDVGPGIAVRSQPDIRWERCDIKTVALLPNVLAKQAARESGAYEAWLVDAKGCVTEGASTNAWIVTGDGELITRQTDSGILAGITRGTLKSIADKLQLKLVERPFSLAEAKQANEAFITSATSFVTPVIRIDDAPVGDGKPGPTARRLREEYVRFAEAGETVT
- a CDS encoding sigma-54 dependent transcriptional regulator, which produces MGHDILIVDDERDICTLIAGILEDEGHTARRAHNSTEAIDAIRQRRPALVILDVWLQGSELDGLQLLDVIRREEPPIPVVMISGHGTIDTAVSAIKSGAYDFIEKPFKADRLLLVVDRAIEADRLKRENATLRRRAGGEVSFVGSSTAAANVRAQIERVATTGSRVLIAGPSGVGKETVARLIHQGSKRAEGPFVVVNCSTLPAERLEIELFGTDGETDHDALRVSGAFELAHGGTLLLKEVADLPLSLQSRLARVLQEQSYLRDAGRTRVEVDVRVLASTANALQDKIAAGQFREELFHRLNVVSLRVPPLSERREDIPELATDLLRRVADATGLAARPLGEDTSAALQGHDWPGNVRQLRNVIERLLILAPAGGGAIRADVLPNDVSEDAPSVLRWEKGGEIMQLPLRDAREVFEREYLLAQVTRFGGNISRTATFVGMERSALHRKLKSLGLHGTGGEERAGAEPAA
- the hfq gene encoding RNA chaperone Hfq, with translation MSEKAQNVQDVFLNHLRKNKTPVTIFLVNGVKLQGIVTWFDNFSVLLRRDGHSQLVYKHAISTIMPVTPVQLFDGDKAEG
- a CDS encoding MBL fold metallo-hydrolase, producing MRVTILGCGTSGGVPRVGGAGGLGDWGAADPHDPRNRRTRCSILVQDEDRTVLIDTSPDLRAQLLAAKIERVDAVIWTHDHADQCHGIDDLRPYVFRQGAIEAWADRRTLGILRRRFGYCFDAEEGGFYNPIYRANEIEGPFTAAGLPVIPIPLDHGTIPSLGFRFGPVVYANDVVALSDKAFELMRGVEVVIVDAMRYRPHPTHAHLDLALDWIARIGPRRAFLTNLHIDMDYAELDRRTPAHVSPCHDGLVINSVS
- the mazG gene encoding nucleoside triphosphate pyrophosphohydrolase, with the translated sequence MASDRPTPEKLPKEPLARLLAVMAWLRDRRHGCPWDIEQTFRTIAPYTIEEAYEVADAIERGDLAALKEELGDLLLQVVYHAQMAAEAGAFAFEDVAQAIADKMVDRHPHVFDGHEIADAAAQTVSWEARKAAERAGKNGDGERAGSLDGVARALPALLRAEKLQKRAARVGFDWKSIGPVIDKIEEELGELRVEINARVLDQARIADELGDVLFAVANLARHCKVDPEAALRATNDKFERRFRYIERRLAQEDRHPSDASLEEMEALWQEAKSKV
- a CDS encoding inositol monophosphatase family protein, yielding MLAFGDLERVAGLMRETAAVELLPRFRNLAQEDIRHKRPGDVVTVADVAAEQRLASGLAKILPGVPVVGEESVENDASLLELIGRPGESCWIVDPLDGTANFAAGRERFAIIVCLVHDAEAIGGWILDVPNDRMAVAGKGQGVRLQGESVPRLTVSRPPRGYIGFKMRKEFDRQLSPGQRSAVGSLTSLNCAGREYLEILAGNREFSLYRRTKPWDHAAGALMITEAGGIAVRFDGEPYRPAGGVEAGIIAAATPEVLREVRTVLEAVRLPLLAQRS